The genomic window GTCATAGTGGTATCATATTTACAAAGGAGGTATCACTATGGCTGTACTTAAAACAAGATTTACACTGCGCCTTGATCTCGAAGATCATGCAAAAATCAAAAAGATTGCTGAAAAGCAGAACCGTTCTATGACAAATATGATCGAAACGGTCATCAAACAGACAATAAATAAGTATGAGGAAGAAAACGGCGAGATAAAACTTACCGAAGAAGATCTATCAATAGAATAAAAATAAGCGGTTACAGATAACTGTGATCGCTTATTTTATAGAAAATCATAAATATTTTAGTAAATGTATTGCAATCTGCGATACAATGTGGTATAATAGTATCAGAAAGGTGGTCGATACTATGGCAACAAGAACCGCAAACGTTACTGCAAGAGTTGAACCGGACATCAAGGCTCAGGCAGAGGCTGTTATGGCAAAGCTGGGTATTCCTGTTTCTACTGCGATAAATATGTTTTACAGGGAGATCATTCTCTGGAACGGGCTGCCGTTTCGCCCGTCTGTGCCTGTAAATGATCTTAAAGCCCGTGACGAGATGACCAGGGAGGAGTTCGATCAGAGAATGGCAGTCGGGCTTGAACAGGCTAAGCAGGGAATGACTTCTTCGGCTGATAAGGTATACAGCAAACTGATAGGAGAACTCGGCGATGAATAAATACGAGGTCGAGGTCACTGCCTTTGCAGAGAATTCTGTGAGGGCAATAGCGTTCTATATCAGAAATGAGCTAAAAGCACCGCAGGCTGCCCGAAACACTGTCAAAATGATCTTTGATGCTATACTCGGGCTTGATACATTTCCAAACAAGGTCAGACTGACAGAAGACGAGCCGTGGAAAACGCTTGGTATCCATCAGATGACGGTCGGCAATTACTATGTCTATTTCTGGATCAATGAGCCGGAGAAAAAGGTCATAGTGACAGATGTTATTTATGCCAGACGAGATCAGGTGGACGCTATGGCTGATATGCCGATGACGTGAATAACATGATCCGGCAAAGTGTTGATTTTATAATCTTAGGGTGTTATTAGGGTGTTATGCTATACCAAAATAGACCTAAATGGGCGTATTCTCACTTCACTGCAACTTATCGAAAACGGCGTAAAATCGAGCTATTCTTAACTACGCCAACCTGCACTAAACCAGCTCCCTATATTTCAAATCTCTCAATCCGCGCCAGCAAAGCACACATTGCGCACGTTAGCGTGATGTGTGTTTTCTTATACCCACTTGTGTATAACAAAAAGCCGACCCCGTAAGGCCGGCTGTGTATTATCAGTTACCTGTTTATCTGTAGGTCGGAAATGTTGAGCCCGTATTTCTCAACGTATTCCTGAGTCGATTTTTCTATCATGTTGTCTCTTACCTTAAGCGACTGCTCGCCGGTAAGATGTATGTGATAGCTGTCAGCTTCGACTTCGAGCATCGCCATGATGATCTTCGAGCTGTGAACTGCTATTCTTTCAAGGTCTGTCAGAAGCTCGCCGTAATCAGAACCCTGCTTGAGTGAACATTCACCCGCCTGTAACCTCTTGACGTGGTTCATCTCAGCTCTGCCGCATAATGCTCTTATTACCTGTGTCAGAGCCGCTACACGACCGTCAGGCTTCCAGCTCTCGTCCATGAATGAGTTCACAGTCAGATCCATGTTCTCAATAACAGCGCTGATTATCACCTGTAAGTCCTTGCCTGCCTTCTGAGAGTAGACGATGTTCTCTTCCTTGTTGTTCTTTGCGATGTAGGCTATGCTCATGCAGTGGTCGGTTATTCTCTCAAAGTCTGTCAGAGTGTGCAGGAACTTGAATACATCAGCATTCTCGCTTTCCTTTAACTCGTTCTGTGAGAGTCTCATCAGGTATGTGCCTATGTCGTTTTCGTACCTGTCAGCAAGGTCTTCGTATCTCTTTACCTTCTCGAATAACTCGTCCGAGTATTCCTCCAGCGCCGTAACTGACTTCTTTACGCTCTTTAAAGCGGTCTTTGCCATGTCGTAGATAGCACTGCGGCTCTGCGATATCGCAAGTGAAGGGTAGGGGATAAAACGTTCTTCGAGCTGTATCTGATTGATGTCCTGCTCGTCGTCGGGGTGCTTGTCCCGTATAAGCGTGCAGGTCAGCTTGTCAAGTGCGCCGATAAACGGCATCAGTATGATGACATTTGCAAGTCTGAACAGCGTGTTGACTGCCGCAATGGTTATGGGGGTCATCTTAACACCCATAAATGTGAAGCCTATCACGGCATTGAGTATGTAGAATACAGCGCCGCATACAACAACGCCAATGATTGATGCGAAAAGATATATGAAAGCCGTTCTCCTGCCTTCAATGCTTGCCTGTATGGCAGAAAGAAGAACAGGAACAGCCGCACCTATCGAGATACCTAAAAGTATAGGTAAAGCCGTTTTGAAGTCGATAGCGCCGGTCGCAGTCAAAGCCTGTAAGATACCGACAGCCGCCGATGCACTCTGTAATACCGCTGTGAATAAAGTACCGACAAGTATGCCGAGCAGCGGATTCTGGAACATAGTTAAAATGTTTATGAACTTTTTGCTTTCCTGTAAAGGTGCCATAGCCGAGCTCATGCTCGAAATACCGACCATAAGCACTACAAAGCCCAGCATAATATCGCCTATGAGCCTGTGCTTTTTGGAAAACGACCTGAGACAAAAGCCGGCAACGGCTATAATACCGACCATCGTGGTAGTCGATAATAAAGACATCCAGCCGCCGCCGCCCTGCACCTCGGAAAGAGCGATTATCCAGCCGGTGATAGATGTACCTAAGATAGAGCCTAAGATGATGCCTATCGACTGGCGGAATTTCATCATTCCCGAGTTAACGAAGCCGACAGTCATTACCGATGTTGCCGAGGAGGACTGAATAACTGCCGTAACACCTGTGCCGAGCAGTATTCCTTTTAATGGGGTGTTTGTTAGCTTTGCAAGCAATCGTTCAAGCTGAGCGCCCGCAGCTCTTTTGAGCCCGTCGCCCATAAGTGACATACCGAACATAAACATAGCCATTCCGCAAAGGAGTTCAAACAGGTTACTGATATCCATATATAATTGCCCTCATTATATTTTTCTCTTATTTATCCATACTATCTCATTATGCGTGTTTAGTATACCATAAATCAGCCCCTATTGTCAATAATCATAATAGCACAAAATAGTCCGCAATTCGTCAAAAAATATGGCGAATTGCGGTACATTTTTAAACAGATAGTGTTATGGTCAGCCGCCCGTTATCAAGCTCTGCACTTAGCTTTGCTCCGGCTCTTGCGGCGAGCGTCTTTGCTATGGAAAGTCCGAGCCCGGTAGATGCTCTTGCATCAGTTACGGTATAGAACCTGTCAAACAGCTTTTCTACCTCAGTTTCGGTAAGAGAAGCCCTGTTTGAAAAGCTGATGCGTCCGCTGCTGTCCATAATAACGGACAAATCACCCTCGCTGTACTTTATCACGTTTGACAGTATGTTTGTAAATATCCTCTCTATCGCCTGCTTGTCGGTAAAGCGGACTACCTTCTCCTTAGTAATGTCTATCTCAGGCGTTATGCCCTTCTCGGTCAGTGCGGCGTACATGGCGGTGATGCTTTCTTCAAGCAGCCGGTTTATGTGTACTTCCTCGGCCTCACTGTCTTCTTTTTTGGACACTATCACCGAGTATTCAAACAGCTCATCAGCCAGCGCCTTCATGGCATCTGTTCTTTCGGCGATTATCCTTACATACTCGGCAGCATCTTCGCTCATATCTTCCTTTTCAAGCAGCCTCAGATAGCCGTTTATCGCCGTCAGGGGAGTGCGTATGTCGTGGGAAATGTTGGTAATGGCAGTCTTTAGCTCGTTGTCGCCCTGCTCAAAGCGTATCTGCCGCATTCTTATCTCGCCAAGCTGCTCGTTTATGCTTAAGGTGAGCTTCTGCATATCCCTGTCTGCTGACGATATGCCGATAAGGGCGTTCGTATCACTGCCGAGCTTTTCCTTAAAGCCTTTGCTTATCTCTCTTGCCGAGCGTTTTAGCAGATATATTTTTACGCACAGCAGGGCTATTACAGCCGTAAGACCTATTATCGCAGCCAAAGCCTGCCATAGCATAAAACCAACTCCTTTATTTAAGATCTGCCTTGTTGAATATCGCCAGCCCGCCTGCTGTAGATGCTGTAGTTAGTATAAGCGAGTAGACTATCTTCCTTACCGGTTCTTCCACTGCCGATACATTTGTAAGTGTCATCAACTGTGCCGAGGGCAGCCATTTGGCGACATCTTTTACCCATTCATACGGTAAGTCCGGCTCTATAGAGAATATGCCGAACGCCATGCTCGCATAGAAGAACATAAATATCGCCAGCGTTCCTGCATTGCTTTTTACTGTCATGCCAAGAAATACTACTATAGAAGCTACAGCTATGAGCATAGGTATGCAAAAGAGCATATTCTTTGTCATTACGTCATAGTCAAGGTTCTTGTCGTCTATCACAGGCACGCCTATGCCGATAGCAACGCCCTCATACAGCAGTATCATGATAAAAAGATAAGCCGTAATGCATATCAGGTTTGAAAGGTATATGTTCACCCTCGTGTGCCCGACTATCAGCTTGTTTCTTATGGTGTTGTGCAGATAATCATGCGCTAAGAATGTGCCTGCCAGCACGCCGAACACCATAGGTATAAAATACAGCCCCTCGATATTTACCGAGCCGTATTCTGTGACACGTGGGTTGTTTTTGGCAAGGATAATGTGTATAGCTGGCTCGGCAATAAAGAAAAGCAACGCAATCTTGAGTATGAACGAGCGTCTCATTCTGACGATATTATCATATAACAGCCTACTCATTTGCCTCACCCCCTATAAGGTTTATAAAGAAGCTCTCCAAGCTCTCTTCTCTCTCGCTTATGTGAAGCACCTCGCAGCCCTTGCTGTCAAGGGTCGTCACGAGCTCGTTTATCCTTATCTGAGAGTAAATGTCTGCACTGTTGTCGTTGGCTATCCTGTAATCAGCACTATTGCTTTCAAGATACTCAGTCAGAGCGCCCATGTCAGACACCGTGACCGATAAACACTTCTTGCACTGGTCTTCAAGCTCCTCAGCGCTCATTTCCTTTACTATCCTGCCCTTGTCGATAAAGCCGTAGTGTGTTGCCAGCCTTGACAGCTCGTCAAGTATGTGGCTCGATATCAGCACGGTGATGTGCTTTTCACGGTTCAGCTTTATTATCAGCTCTCTTATCTCGATAATGCCCTGTGGGTCAAGGCCGTTTATCGGCTCATCAAGTATAAGCAGGTCAGGCTTGTTGCAAAGCGCCATTGCAATAGCCAAACGCTGCTTCATGCCGAGCGAGAAGTTCTTAACTCTTTTCTTTCCGGTGTCGCCAAGCCCTACAAGGGTCAGCAATTCCTTTATCCGCCCGTCTTTTGGCAGCCCCATTATCCTGTACATCGACAGCAGGTTTTCCTCGGCTGTGCAGTCAAGGTGTATCGAGGGCGTTTCGACTATAGCCCCCATTCTTGCCCTTGAAGCATATATCTCCTTAGTGCTGCCCTTAGCGCCGAACACCTCATACTCTCCCTCGCTCTGCGGCTGAAGTCCTGTAATTATCCTTATCAGGGTAGTCTTTCCGGCGCCGTTTCTTCCTACAAAGCCGTATATCGCACCCTTGGGGACATTCATCGTCAGCCCGTCAAGAGCTGTGAATTTCTTGTATCGCTTTGAAAGCGACTGTGTTTTCATTACATATTCCATAGCATTCTCTCCTTTGCTGTTTTCTTTATCCTAAGTATATCATATAAAGGTCAAGAAAGCGGTAAAGAAAACAGTAAAGATTAGGTAAAGATTTCTATTATTGTGACAATAATTGCTTTGCTAAGCTAAATCGGAATTTGCAGGGGCGCAGCCGCTGCAAATTCAGGTAACAGGTAACAGGTAACAGGTAACAGTTGAGGTGTCCGCCTTTGGCGGACGATATGTCCATTCGGACTCTCAACCTAAGTATTTTGCTCATAATAAGAAATATCGTCACCCAAACAGCCCGAATGGGCATCTGTCGGCGCAAGCCGACACATTACCTGTTACCTGTTACCCGTTACTTGTTACCTGTTAAGATAAATTCCGATTTATACAAATAATTTCCCGTAAAAGTCCACACTATAATGAACTATCTCAGCTTGAACCCTATCCCCCAGACAGCCTCTATCCTGTCCTGCCCGTCGGCGGCTTTGAGCTTCTTTCTTAGATTGCTTATGTGCTGCTTTAGCGAGCTTTCGGTGCAGTCGGGGGTGTCCTCGCTTATCCTGTCAAGAATTGTCAGCTTCGCTATCACCTTGTCAGGGCTCTGCATAAGCAGCTTTAGTATCGCAAACTCAGTCCGTGTCAGCTTTATGGGCTCGCCGTCGGCTGTTACCGTGTGCGCCTGTGTGTCAAGTGTCAGCCCTTTGCAGCTTATTATGCCGCTGCCGCTCTCGCTGTGCTTTCTGAGGGCTACCGTTATCCTCGCAAGCAGCTCGCTTATGTCAAAAGGCTTTGTTATGTAATCGTAAGCCCCTCCGAGCAGCATATCTACCTTTGTCGCCGGGTCGCCCTTGGCGCTCATCACTATCACCGGGGTGTCCTTTATCCTGGGAAGCAGCTCTTCACCGCTTAGCCCCGGCAGCATAAGGTCAAGCAGTATCAGAGCAGGCTTTGTTCTGTCAAGCAGCAAAAGCGCCTCAGTACCCGAATAAGCCCTGCACGTTTCATAGCCTTCGTTTGTCAGCGTCTTTTCAAGCATATTGCCAATGCTCGTGTCGTCCTCTATGATAAGTATCTTTGTCATTCTGATTTCCTCTCCGTGTGGTGTACTATATGTATTGTCGTGCTGCTGCGAACTATTCAGTTAACAGTTGAGGTGTCCTGCTTCGCAGGACGGATCTTAAATGCTTTTTCATAGGCTGAATGTGTAGGGCGTATAAGCCTTAGATAGGTTTGCAGGGAGCTTTTATCCCACGCTGCCCGAATGGGCATACATCGCCCGTAAGGGCGATACATTCATTATGCATTTTGCATTATGCATTTTGCATTGAGTTTTATTCAGCACTATAGCAAATAGTCACTGTATTTTAGTATATCATATATTCCTCCATTTTTCAATACACCTACCTGTTGATGATAAAGGGAATGTATATTCTATATATGGTGTTGACAAAATAATATGTATGTGCTATAATAATAAAAAGGAACAAATGTTCTTTATCGTATAATAAGGGGAGGTGTGCCGTATGCAGAAACAATATATAGCAATTGACCTTAAGAGCTTCTATGCTTCTGTCGAGTGCGTTGACAGAGGGCTTGACCCGCTCGATACCAACCTCGTCGTCGCTGATATCAGCCGTACTGAAAAGACTATCTGCCTTGCCGTCACCCCCACGCTCAAAGCATACGGTATCTCCGGCAGGGCAAGGCTGTTTGAGGTCATCGCTGAGGTGACTGATGTCAATAAGATAAGAGAGCGCAACGCCCCCGGCAATAAATTCACAGGCAGCTCGTGTAAGGCAAGCGAGCTTGCAAAAGACCGTTCCCTGAAGCTCGACTATATCACCGCACCGCCGAGAATGGCGCTCTATATGAAAACGAGCGCTGATATCTTCCGTATATACCTCAAATATGTCGCCCCGGAGGATATACACGTCTATTCTGTCGATGAGGTGTTTATCGACGCTACCGCTTACCTTGCTGCATACGGCGGCTCGGCTCATATCATGGCTATGACGATAATACGGGATATCCTTAAAAACACAGGCATCACCGCTACGGCCGGCATAGGCACTAACCTTTACCTCTGTAAGATAGCTATGGATATAGTCGCCAAGCATATGCCTGCCGATAAGGACGGTGTCAGGGTCGCAGAGCTTGACGAGCAGAGCTACCGCCGCCTTTTGTGGGAGCATAAGCCTATAACCGATTTCTGGCGCATAGGCGCAGGCTATGCAAATAAGCTCTCGGCAAACAGGCTGTTCACTATGGGCGATGTCGCAAGGTTCTCCATGAGCGAATACGGTGTTAAGAAACTTCATAAGCTGTTCGGTGTCAATGCCGAGCTGCTTATCGACCACGCATGGGGCTATGAGCCGTGTACTATGCAGGATATCAAGTCATACCGCCCGGGCAGTAATTCCTTAAGCTCCGGCCAGGTGCTCTCGCAGGCTGCTGATTTTAAAACAGCACGCCTTATAACCTGGGAAATGGCCGACCAGCTCGCTCTTGACCTCTCGGGGAAGGGGCTCGTGGCGAAGAAATTCACCCTCACTGTCGGCTATGATATAAGAAACCTGCGTGATGTCAATATCAGCAATTACTACAGGGGAGAGATAAAGAAAGACCACTACGGCCGCCCTGTGCCCAAGCACGCACACGGAACGATAGATACCGAACAGTTCACCTGCTCGGCAAGAATGATAACGCAGGCTGTTGATGAGCTTTTCTGCCGGATATGTGACAGCGAGCTATATTCAAGAAGGCTCTGCATAACCGCCTGCAACGTGATAAAGGAAAAGGATATACCGCCCTCTCAGCAGTATGAGCAGCTCGACCTCTTTTCGCCGATACTCAGCGCTGAGGAGTATGATAATAAGCTCGCAGCTGTCGAACGTGAAAAGGCGCTTCAGGCAGCTATGCTCAGGATAAAGCGCAAATACGGCAAGAACGCCGTGCTCAAGGGCAGCAATTTCCTTGACGGCGCTACAGCTATCGAGCGCAACAGCCAGATAGGCGGACATAAAGCGTAGGTGATATTATGGGTATGTACGATGATATAATAAATGTTGATTATAAAACAGCCGTGCAGCAGGAACATATGACACTGCATGACAGGGCTGCGCAGTTCGCACCGTTTGCGGCACTTACAGGCTTTGATGTGATAATCAATGAGCAGGCACGCTATACCGATGCAAGGCCTGTGCTCTGCGATGACGATGCGGCAGAGCTTGACCGCAGCTTTGGTGAGCTTTTAGAATGCCTTTATGAGCAGCCGCTCGTCAGGCTTACATATTTTGTCAAGGATAAGTATAAGGAGGGCGGCACTCTTTTTGACAAGACAGGCACAGTACGCCTTGTAGATACAGTCAACAGGGAGTTTATCTTTTACGATAAGCAGTCAGTCCCGATAGATGATGTCGTGGCTATAGCCATACTTGAAAAAACATCTGCCGGTATATGAAATGAGGTGTCATCTGCCGCTTGTGCTCAGGTGATGCCTCTTTTTGTGTCTGTAAGCCGGGCGTGAGATTATCCGTTGTTGACATTTTATTAAAAAAGTAGTATAATTTTAGTAAATATACAATGCAATACCACGAGTTTTACACAATTTAAGTATAATATAAACGGAGCGGCATCTATGTTTGGCTATATCAGGGCTTTCAAGCCATATCTCAGGATATGTGAATACGAGACATATAAAGCTATATACTGCGGCCTTTGCAAGGAAATGGCAAAGCGCACAGGTCAGCTCTCACGTCTGACACTCAGCTATGATATGACCTTCCTTGCGGTGATGAATATGGCTGTAAACTCCGTCCCCGTAAAGGCAAGGAGAGAGCGCTGCCCTGTTCACCCGGTTAAAAAGCAGCTTTGTGTGTATGATAACAAGGCACTGAGTTTCCCGGTAGATGCAGCAGCGATACTTGTTCACTATAAGCTGTGCGACAGCATGACAGACGGCTCATTCGCCGAGAGGGGAGCATCGATTGCGGCTATGAGAGCCCTTAATATAGGCTATTACGGCGCAAAGAAGCGCTATCCTCAGCTTGATAAGGCGATAGCAGAGCAGATGAAAAGGCAGCTTGACTACGAGAAAGAAAAGACAGCCCTTCTTGATAAGGCGTGTGACCCTACAGCTAAGATGATGCAGGCTGTGTTCTCCTCGCTTTCGCAGGATAAGGAAAAGGCTGAGCTGCTTGGAAGGTTTGGCTATCATCTCGGCAGGTTCATCTATATCACAGATGCCCTTGATGATGTCAGGAAGGACTGCAAAAAAGGCAGCTATAACCCTCTGCTTCTCATGGAGGGGATAAGCACACGCTCAGGCTTGCTTTCCGCTGATGAGTATAAAAAGATAGCTGAATACTGCGAGTCCTCCGTCCGGCTGACGCTCGGCGAGCTTGCAGACTGCTATCAGCAGCTCGGTATCGTTATGTACCGTGCGACACTTGATAATATAATATATGTAGGCCTGCCGAATGTCTTTGACCTTGTCAAGAAAGGCAGATTCAATAAAAACAAAAGAAATAAGGAGAAGCAATATGAATAAAGACCCATATCAGATACTCGGAGTTTCCCGCAATGCGTCAGACGACGAGATAAAAAAAGCATATAAGGA from Ruminococcus sp. NK3A76 includes these protein-coding regions:
- a CDS encoding DUF6364 family protein encodes the protein MAVLKTRFTLRLDLEDHAKIKKIAEKQNRSMTNMIETVIKQTINKYEEENGEIKLTEEDLSIE
- a CDS encoding type II toxin-antitoxin system RelB/DinJ family antitoxin; this encodes MATRTANVTARVEPDIKAQAEAVMAKLGIPVSTAINMFYREIILWNGLPFRPSVPVNDLKARDEMTREEFDQRMAVGLEQAKQGMTSSADKVYSKLIGELGDE
- a CDS encoding type II toxin-antitoxin system RelE/ParE family toxin; this encodes MNKYEVEVTAFAENSVRAIAFYIRNELKAPQAARNTVKMIFDAILGLDTFPNKVRLTEDEPWKTLGIHQMTVGNYYVYFWINEPEKKVIVTDVIYARRDQVDAMADMPMT
- a CDS encoding Na/Pi cotransporter family protein; this translates as MDISNLFELLCGMAMFMFGMSLMGDGLKRAAGAQLERLLAKLTNTPLKGILLGTGVTAVIQSSSATSVMTVGFVNSGMMKFRQSIGIILGSILGTSITGWIIALSEVQGGGGWMSLLSTTTMVGIIAVAGFCLRSFSKKHRLIGDIMLGFVVLMVGISSMSSAMAPLQESKKFINILTMFQNPLLGILVGTLFTAVLQSASAAVGILQALTATGAIDFKTALPILLGISIGAAVPVLLSAIQASIEGRRTAFIYLFASIIGVVVCGAVFYILNAVIGFTFMGVKMTPITIAAVNTLFRLANVIILMPFIGALDKLTCTLIRDKHPDDEQDINQIQLEERFIPYPSLAISQSRSAIYDMAKTALKSVKKSVTALEEYSDELFEKVKRYEDLADRYENDIGTYLMRLSQNELKESENADVFKFLHTLTDFERITDHCMSIAYIAKNNKEENIVYSQKAGKDLQVIISAVIENMDLTVNSFMDESWKPDGRVAALTQVIRALCGRAEMNHVKRLQAGECSLKQGSDYGELLTDLERIAVHSSKIIMAMLEVEADSYHIHLTGEQSLKVRDNMIEKSTQEYVEKYGLNISDLQINR
- a CDS encoding HAMP domain-containing sensor histidine kinase; translation: MLWQALAAIIGLTAVIALLCVKIYLLKRSAREISKGFKEKLGSDTNALIGISSADRDMQKLTLSINEQLGEIRMRQIRFEQGDNELKTAITNISHDIRTPLTAINGYLRLLEKEDMSEDAAEYVRIIAERTDAMKALADELFEYSVIVSKKEDSEAEEVHINRLLEESITAMYAALTEKGITPEIDITKEKVVRFTDKQAIERIFTNILSNVIKYSEGDLSVIMDSSGRISFSNRASLTETEVEKLFDRFYTVTDARASTGLGLSIAKTLAARAGAKLSAELDNGRLTITLSV
- a CDS encoding ABC transporter permease subunit — encoded protein: MSRLLYDNIVRMRRSFILKIALLFFIAEPAIHIILAKNNPRVTEYGSVNIEGLYFIPMVFGVLAGTFLAHDYLHNTIRNKLIVGHTRVNIYLSNLICITAYLFIMILLYEGVAIGIGVPVIDDKNLDYDVMTKNMLFCIPMLIAVASIVVFLGMTVKSNAGTLAIFMFFYASMAFGIFSIEPDLPYEWVKDVAKWLPSAQLMTLTNVSAVEEPVRKIVYSLILTTASTAGGLAIFNKADLK
- a CDS encoding ABC transporter ATP-binding protein, translating into MEYVMKTQSLSKRYKKFTALDGLTMNVPKGAIYGFVGRNGAGKTTLIRIITGLQPQSEGEYEVFGAKGSTKEIYASRARMGAIVETPSIHLDCTAEENLLSMYRIMGLPKDGRIKELLTLVGLGDTGKKRVKNFSLGMKQRLAIAMALCNKPDLLILDEPINGLDPQGIIEIRELIIKLNREKHITVLISSHILDELSRLATHYGFIDKGRIVKEMSAEELEDQCKKCLSVTVSDMGALTEYLESNSADYRIANDNSADIYSQIRINELVTTLDSKGCEVLHISEREESLESFFINLIGGEANE
- a CDS encoding response regulator transcription factor; translation: MTKILIIEDDTSIGNMLEKTLTNEGYETCRAYSGTEALLLLDRTKPALILLDLMLPGLSGEELLPRIKDTPVIVMSAKGDPATKVDMLLGGAYDYITKPFDISELLARITVALRKHSESGSGIISCKGLTLDTQAHTVTADGEPIKLTRTEFAILKLLMQSPDKVIAKLTILDRISEDTPDCTESSLKQHISNLRKKLKAADGQDRIEAVWGIGFKLR
- a CDS encoding DNA methylase, translating into MQKQYIAIDLKSFYASVECVDRGLDPLDTNLVVADISRTEKTICLAVTPTLKAYGISGRARLFEVIAEVTDVNKIRERNAPGNKFTGSSCKASELAKDRSLKLDYITAPPRMALYMKTSADIFRIYLKYVAPEDIHVYSVDEVFIDATAYLAAYGGSAHIMAMTIIRDILKNTGITATAGIGTNLYLCKIAMDIVAKHMPADKDGVRVAELDEQSYRRLLWEHKPITDFWRIGAGYANKLSANRLFTMGDVARFSMSEYGVKKLHKLFGVNAELLIDHAWGYEPCTMQDIKSYRPGSNSLSSGQVLSQAADFKTARLITWEMADQLALDLSGKGLVAKKFTLTVGYDIRNLRDVNISNYYRGEIKKDHYGRPVPKHAHGTIDTEQFTCSARMITQAVDELFCRICDSELYSRRLCITACNVIKEKDIPPSQQYEQLDLFSPILSAEEYDNKLAAVEREKALQAAMLRIKRKYGKNAVLKGSNFLDGATAIERNSQIGGHKA
- a CDS encoding DUF5685 family protein; amino-acid sequence: MFGYIRAFKPYLRICEYETYKAIYCGLCKEMAKRTGQLSRLTLSYDMTFLAVMNMAVNSVPVKARRERCPVHPVKKQLCVYDNKALSFPVDAAAILVHYKLCDSMTDGSFAERGASIAAMRALNIGYYGAKKRYPQLDKAIAEQMKRQLDYEKEKTALLDKACDPTAKMMQAVFSSLSQDKEKAELLGRFGYHLGRFIYITDALDDVRKDCKKGSYNPLLLMEGISTRSGLLSADEYKKIAEYCESSVRLTLGELADCYQQLGIVMYRATLDNIIYVGLPNVFDLVKKGRFNKNKRNKEKQYE